In a genomic window of Bacteroidota bacterium:
- a CDS encoding PorP/SprF family type IX secretion system membrane protein yields the protein MKRILLILFFFTATSSLAQDPLHMQAYSNPIVLNPAFSGGSEGPTLYSNYRYQWPGVSAPYKTFRLSMDIPVDKMNNGFGFFFEDDRSGDILTKNAYLLSYGYSLNLGETISIRAGLKGGIRRSKLDVSKLTYGDMIDPRRGFIYETNNPNNSINTYKTYADLGAGLLLSANKFDFGFAMDHLNRPNISHSNSSSRLAVLASFHGSYTAGSERLNVSPYFIFKKHQQFQHLILGTYFNVKKVFCGLAYYSPGNSTNGAVVCAGLNLKYVRIGYSYDIMFLSFLPKPLGSHEMMLSVFLPGKKERKKLRVAHNPLYSPMAF from the coding sequence ATGAAAAGAATCCTTCTTATTTTATTTTTTTTCACAGCAACATCCTCCCTTGCCCAGGATCCTTTGCATATGCAGGCATATAGCAACCCTATAGTATTAAATCCTGCATTTAGCGGAGGGAGTGAAGGGCCTACATTATATTCTAACTACAGATACCAATGGCCTGGAGTTTCAGCTCCCTATAAAACTTTTCGTCTTTCCATGGATATTCCTGTGGATAAAATGAACAACGGTTTTGGATTCTTTTTTGAAGACGATAGATCAGGGGATATACTAACTAAAAATGCATACCTGCTTTCTTATGGTTATTCCTTAAATTTAGGAGAGACTATCTCCATCAGGGCAGGTTTAAAAGGTGGGATTAGGCGTTCAAAACTAGATGTTAGTAAACTTACCTATGGAGATATGATTGATCCAAGAAGAGGATTTATCTATGAAACAAACAATCCAAATAATTCAATAAACACATATAAAACGTATGCTGATTTAGGTGCAGGGCTTTTATTAAGTGCGAATAAGTTTGATTTTGGATTTGCAATGGACCATTTAAACAGGCCTAACATAAGTCATTCCAATAGTAGTTCCCGGCTTGCGGTATTAGCAAGCTTTCATGGAAGCTATACTGCTGGATCAGAAAGGTTAAATGTGTCCCCTTATTTTATTTTCAAAAAACATCAGCAGTTTCAACACCTTATTTTAGGTACTTATTTTAATGTAAAAAAAGTATTTTGTGGTTTAGCCTATTATAGTCCTGGTAATTCAACAAATGGCGCTGTTGTTTGTGCAGGTTTAAATTTAAAATATGTAAGAATTGGTTATAGTTATGATATTATGTTCCTTTCATTTTTACCAAAACCCTTAGGAAGCCATGAAATGATGTTATCGGTTTTTTTACCTGGTAAAAAAGAAAGGAAAAAATTAAGGGTAGCACATAATCCATTATATTCTCCAATGGCTTTTTGA
- a CDS encoding VOC family protein, with protein sequence MTKNTNPIPEGYHSVTPYLNIKGAEQAIEFYKKAFGAKEIGRISMGDGKIGHAEIEIGNSRIMLAEEFPDWGNKGPETLGGSPVALCIYVEDVDKVFKQAIEAGAKIDNNMDVKDQFYGDRSGSLIDPFGHKWTIATHIEDVSFEEMQKRSDAMFAEHK encoded by the coding sequence ATGACAAAAAATACAAATCCAATTCCTGAAGGATACCATAGTGTAACCCCTTATTTAAATATAAAAGGAGCGGAACAAGCAATTGAATTTTATAAAAAAGCCTTTGGAGCAAAGGAAATCGGACGTATTTCAATGGGAGATGGAAAAATTGGCCATGCGGAAATTGAAATTGGCAATTCCAGGATAATGCTGGCAGAAGAATTTCCTGATTGGGGAAATAAAGGTCCTGAAACATTGGGAGGTTCCCCTGTAGCTTTGTGTATATATGTTGAAGATGTTGATAAGGTATTTAAGCAAGCCATAGAGGCCGGTGCCAAAATAGATAATAACATGGATGTAAAGGATCAGTTTTATGGAGACCGTTCAGGTAGTTTAATTGATCCATTTGGACATAAATGGACTATTGCTACTCATATTGAAGATGTATCATTTGAAGAGATGCAAAAGCGCTCTGATGCCATGTTTGCTGAGCATAAATAG
- a CDS encoding T9SS type A sorting domain-containing protein, protein MKTKITLFLLLSFSILTPVLTAQNSPIYSLVRPLGGGDLKLIEINLTSGTESLIKTYTPAELNDYNPEITSFDFQYNRFLTVGYDLLGNESIISINTTTGNIDYSYNSPNVEPFSLVYGNGKIYSLARNLTNGDLQLIEFDLSLSAETVIKTYLDTELYDYNPESTSFDHQNNRIIAIGYDLNYDESVIAINTTSGNVDYSYVSPALEIFSPQNANGKVYSLARPLGGGDLQLVEINLILETETIIKTYLPSDLDDYNPQATSFDTLNKRFITIGYDLLGNENLISINISNGNIDYSYLSTINELFAIESAGSLITETSNKVTDKNAFFIYPNPAINEIKLVNSEEFTHVEIVNSLGKKVISETLTSLTIDISQLSSGLYFVRVYNHNNSHLQKMIKQ, encoded by the coding sequence ATGAAAACAAAAATTACTCTTTTCTTATTACTTAGTTTTTCAATATTAACTCCAGTACTTACAGCTCAGAATTCTCCAATTTATTCATTAGTAAGACCGCTTGGAGGCGGTGATTTGAAACTTATTGAAATTAATTTGACATCAGGAACAGAATCTTTAATTAAGACTTACACACCTGCAGAACTCAATGATTATAATCCCGAAATAACATCATTTGATTTTCAATACAATCGATTTTTAACGGTTGGATATGATTTATTGGGTAATGAAAGTATTATTTCTATAAACACAACTACCGGAAATATAGATTATTCATACAATTCCCCTAATGTTGAACCTTTTAGCCTGGTATATGGAAACGGAAAAATTTATTCCCTTGCAAGAAATTTAACGAATGGAGATTTACAATTAATTGAATTTGATTTATCCTTAAGCGCAGAAACTGTAATTAAAACGTACTTAGATACTGAATTATATGATTACAATCCTGAATCTACCAGTTTTGATCATCAAAACAATCGAATTATTGCAATTGGATATGATTTAAATTATGATGAAAGTGTAATTGCAATAAATACCACTTCCGGAAATGTTGATTATTCCTATGTTTCACCAGCTCTAGAAATTTTTAGCCCTCAGAATGCCAATGGCAAGGTGTATTCTTTGGCAAGACCATTAGGTGGAGGAGATTTACAGTTGGTTGAAATAAACTTAATACTGGAAACAGAAACTATCATAAAAACTTATTTACCCTCTGACTTGGATGATTATAATCCCCAAGCAACAAGTTTTGATACACTTAACAAGCGTTTTATTACCATTGGTTATGATTTATTAGGAAATGAGAATTTAATTTCTATCAATATAAGCAATGGTAATATTGATTATTCCTATTTATCAACTATTAATGAGCTTTTTGCAATTGAATCAGCTGGTTCCTTAATTACTGAAACCTCAAATAAAGTCACTGATAAAAATGCTTTTTTCATTTACCCTAATCCTGCTATCAATGAAATAAAACTTGTTAATTCAGAGGAATTCACCCATGTTGAGATCGTAAACTCATTGGGGAAAAAAGTGATTTCGGAAACCTTAACCTCCTTAACAATTGATATTTCACAACTATCTTCTGGTTTATATTTTGTAAGGGTTTACAATCATAACAATAGTCATTTACAAAAGATGATAAAGCAATAA
- a CDS encoding TonB-dependent receptor — protein sequence MSGRYFLLTCFLFASSSLLAQNKFTISGYVKDDNTGEFLTGANIYVKEILKGATSNQYGFYSITLDKGEHTLIASFLGFQDYSQAILLNENKRINIALNPKSILGKEVVITGEKEDKNIQSTEMGRIEMDVEQIKTLPAFMGEVDILKALQLLPGIQSAGEGNSGFYVRGGGPDQNLILLDEAVVYNASHLFGFFSVFNSDAVKNIQLIKGGMPANYGGRLASVIDVSMKEGNSKKLQVDGGLGLISSRLTIQGPLIKDTSSFIISGRRTYIDVLAKQFIKDTSPFKGSGYYFYDLNGKVNYRISDKDRLFLSGYFGRDVFSYRNKKAGFNVDIPWGNSTASARWNHLFNDKLFMNATAIFSDYQFAFEAMQSDFEFRLFSGIRSWNGKVDFNWFPSIRHNVKFGANYNYHTFTPSNATAKQGDVIFDTGSITRLYAHEAAIYITDEFTITDKLSLNAGIRYSFFRQVGPFNRFVKDDRGETTDTIFYNSGEKVIDHGGPEPRLSLRYALNRNSSIKASYTRNYQYIHMASLSAVSLPTDIWVPSTSLVSPQLGTQYAIGYFRNFFDNTFETSVELYYKEMKNQVEYKEGYLPENGMFDNPDQGLTFGDGQAYGSEFFIKKRKGKVHGWIGYTLSRTTRIFPEINAGKEFFAKFDRRHDMSVVLIYDLNPKWTFSAIFIYGTGNAITLPVTRYTIDGFLISEYGARNSFRMPAYHRADVSVTYNTKREGKFRSSWNFSVFNVYNRYNPYFIYFDNAGDISKGNLEVKAIQVSLFPILPSLTWNFSF from the coding sequence TTGAGTGGTAGATATTTTTTACTTACTTGTTTTTTATTTGCTTCCAGCTCACTCCTAGCTCAAAACAAATTCACAATCAGTGGTTATGTCAAAGATGATAATACTGGTGAATTTCTTACCGGAGCCAATATATATGTAAAGGAGATTTTAAAAGGTGCTACTTCCAATCAATATGGCTTTTATTCAATTACCCTTGATAAAGGAGAACACACCCTTATTGCATCCTTTCTTGGTTTTCAGGATTATTCCCAGGCCATACTACTTAATGAGAACAAAAGAATAAATATTGCACTTAATCCCAAATCCATTTTGGGGAAAGAGGTAGTTATAACTGGTGAAAAAGAAGATAAAAATATTCAAAGCACAGAAATGGGCCGAATAGAAATGGATGTGGAACAAATAAAAACTCTTCCAGCATTCATGGGAGAGGTGGATATTCTGAAAGCATTGCAGCTTTTGCCCGGGATACAATCAGCTGGGGAAGGCAATTCGGGCTTTTACGTTCGAGGTGGAGGGCCTGACCAAAATTTAATCCTGCTTGATGAAGCTGTTGTTTACAACGCTTCCCATCTTTTCGGATTTTTTTCAGTATTCAATTCCGATGCTGTTAAAAACATTCAACTCATTAAAGGTGGAATGCCAGCAAATTATGGTGGCAGACTTGCCTCAGTAATTGACGTTTCCATGAAGGAGGGAAACAGTAAAAAACTTCAGGTTGATGGAGGCCTTGGCCTTATTTCCTCCAGGCTTACTATTCAAGGGCCTTTAATAAAAGACACCTCTTCTTTTATTATCTCCGGCAGAAGAACCTATATTGATGTGCTGGCAAAACAGTTTATTAAAGATACTTCTCCCTTTAAAGGTTCAGGCTATTATTTTTATGATTTAAACGGGAAGGTAAATTACAGGATTTCCGATAAGGACAGGTTGTTTCTTAGCGGATACTTTGGCAGGGATGTTTTCTCATACCGAAACAAAAAAGCCGGCTTTAATGTTGATATTCCCTGGGGAAATTCAACTGCTTCGGCACGTTGGAACCATTTGTTCAATGATAAATTATTCATGAACGCAACTGCTATTTTTAGCGATTATCAGTTTGCATTTGAAGCCATGCAGTCAGATTTTGAATTTAGATTATTTTCAGGAATCAGGAGTTGGAATGGGAAAGTTGATTTCAATTGGTTTCCAAGTATCCGCCACAATGTTAAATTCGGTGCAAATTACAACTACCACACCTTTACTCCGAGCAATGCCACTGCAAAACAGGGTGATGTTATTTTTGATACTGGAAGTATTACACGTTTATATGCCCATGAGGCTGCAATTTACATTACTGATGAATTTACAATAACCGATAAACTTTCTTTGAATGCAGGAATAAGGTATTCCTTTTTTCGCCAGGTTGGGCCTTTTAACAGATTTGTGAAAGATGATCGTGGAGAAACAACTGATACCATTTTCTATAATTCAGGAGAAAAAGTAATTGACCATGGTGGACCGGAACCACGACTTTCTTTAAGATATGCTCTAAATCGTAATTCTTCAATAAAGGCCTCTTATACCAGGAACTACCAATACATTCATATGGCATCTTTGTCTGCTGTTTCCCTTCCTACGGATATATGGGTTCCTAGTACTTCACTTGTAAGCCCTCAACTAGGCACCCAGTACGCCATTGGCTATTTCAGAAACTTCTTTGACAATACTTTTGAAACTTCTGTTGAACTCTATTATAAGGAAATGAAAAACCAGGTAGAATACAAAGAAGGCTATCTTCCGGAAAACGGAATGTTCGATAATCCTGATCAAGGACTTACATTTGGTGATGGACAAGCTTACGGTTCGGAATTTTTTATTAAAAAAAGAAAGGGTAAGGTACATGGCTGGATTGGTTATACACTTTCCCGCACAACCCGAATTTTCCCTGAAATAAATGCTGGCAAAGAGTTTTTTGCAAAATTTGACCGAAGACATGATATGTCAGTGGTGTTGATTTATGATTTAAATCCCAAATGGACCTTTTCTGCCATTTTTATTTATGGTACAGGCAATGCAATCACCCTTCCTGTAACCCGCTATACTATTGATGGTTTTCTTATTAGCGAATATGGCGCACGCAACTCTTTCCGTATGCCTGCTTATCATAGAGCCGATGTTTCTGTTACTTATAACACCAAAAGAGAAGGCAAGTTCCGCTCGAGTTGGAATTTTTCTGTTTTTAATGTTTATAACAGGTACAATCCCTATTTTATTTATTTTGATAATGCAGGAGATATCTCTAAAGGAAACCTTGAGGTAAAGGCAATACAAGTTTCTCTTTTCCCAATACTTCCTTCTTTAACTTGGAATTTTAGTTTTTAG
- a CDS encoding tetratricopeptide repeat protein: protein MMRNLLLVFLVFFFLTLTNNAAFADIDSLLTVLNGSKGEKKAEVQLELCKQYKGKDTEKALEFCTIATRFYTESGNEKALSECYHCTGNVYYVKGEYPKAIVFFKDALKIRNSIGDDEGAANSLNNLGVMHRKIGQLEMALEYYIKALELKEKNGANEDIIGTINNIGSLYYTQKNYDKALKYFERAQFLYQGQKDKNGLAATYNNLSLIYFEQNDKSKAFEYNKLSYDLRKEMGDDHGMGVSLNNFGRIYELDNNYEKALENYFESEKTYKTIGDLINQANVLNNIGGIYIKLKNYKKAKEYIFRSLTLAQNLDNMPQVKDNYLSLSEVNFALGNYRDAYDYLKEYNVLKDSVLNEQSKARVEELETKYESGRKEKEIALLTKEKEMEQLSRFTEQNKNKLILNSLSAGFFLIIIIAVLLFFINRQKQKANKVLEKQNAEINLQKVEIQGKNNELGIKNKEITDSIIYAKRIQEAIFPADNFFSDLLPDSFVLFRPKDIVSGDFYWANKINSNENSAPGTLLFAAVDCTGHGVPGAFMSLVGYNLLNQAVKEHQLCKPSEILDYLNVSLNETLRQTYDESMVKDGMDISLCSLSYSKNKSEQENEYTINLEFAGAYNPVWILRKDKNNAVPELIEIKPNKHPVGAFLGEELKSFTNNEIPLKKGDKIYIFTDGYADQFGGPKGKKFKYSQLKSLLISLFDKTMEEQKSIMEKVLEAWQGDLEQVDDICIVGVHI, encoded by the coding sequence ATGATGAGAAATTTGCTTCTCGTTTTCCTTGTATTCTTTTTTCTTACATTAACCAATAATGCAGCTTTTGCTGATATTGATAGCCTTTTAACTGTTTTAAATGGATCAAAAGGGGAGAAAAAAGCAGAAGTTCAGCTTGAACTTTGTAAGCAATATAAAGGAAAGGATACAGAAAAAGCACTTGAATTTTGTACAATTGCTACCCGTTTTTATACAGAATCAGGAAATGAAAAAGCCCTTTCAGAATGCTACCATTGCACAGGAAATGTTTATTATGTTAAGGGAGAATATCCTAAAGCTATCGTTTTTTTTAAAGATGCATTAAAAATAAGAAATTCCATAGGTGATGATGAGGGGGCAGCCAATTCCTTAAACAATCTTGGAGTAATGCATCGAAAAATCGGGCAATTGGAAATGGCTTTGGAATATTATATAAAAGCCCTTGAGTTAAAAGAAAAAAATGGTGCCAATGAAGATATAATTGGAACCATAAATAACATTGGAAGTCTTTATTATACCCAGAAGAATTATGACAAGGCCCTGAAATATTTTGAAAGGGCTCAGTTTCTTTACCAGGGACAAAAGGATAAAAATGGCCTTGCTGCCACTTACAATAACTTATCACTTATTTATTTTGAGCAAAATGACAAAAGCAAGGCTTTTGAATACAATAAGCTATCCTATGATTTAAGAAAAGAAATGGGGGATGATCATGGAATGGGGGTTTCATTGAACAATTTCGGAAGAATATATGAATTGGATAACAATTATGAAAAGGCCCTGGAAAATTATTTTGAATCGGAAAAAACATATAAAACCATTGGAGATTTAATAAACCAGGCGAATGTTTTAAATAATATCGGGGGAATTTACATTAAACTCAAAAATTATAAAAAAGCAAAAGAATATATTTTCCGTAGTTTAACCCTGGCTCAAAATCTTGATAATATGCCCCAGGTAAAGGATAATTACCTAAGCCTTTCGGAAGTGAATTTTGCCTTGGGTAATTATAGGGATGCATACGATTACCTGAAAGAATACAATGTGCTTAAAGATTCTGTCTTAAATGAACAAAGCAAGGCCAGAGTAGAGGAGTTGGAAACGAAGTATGAGTCGGGACGCAAAGAAAAGGAGATTGCATTATTGACGAAAGAAAAAGAAATGGAACAGTTAAGCCGTTTCACTGAACAAAACAAGAATAAACTTATTTTAAATTCGCTCTCTGCAGGTTTTTTCCTGATTATTATCATTGCTGTGCTATTATTTTTTATAAACAGACAAAAGCAAAAGGCAAACAAAGTTCTGGAAAAACAAAATGCGGAGATAAATCTTCAAAAAGTTGAAATACAGGGAAAGAATAATGAACTTGGAATTAAAAACAAAGAAATTACGGATAGTATAATCTATGCTAAAAGAATACAGGAGGCTATTTTCCCTGCCGACAATTTTTTTAGTGACCTTTTGCCCGATTCTTTTGTTCTTTTTAGGCCAAAAGATATTGTAAGTGGTGATTTTTATTGGGCAAACAAGATTAATTCAAATGAGAATTCCGCACCGGGAACTTTATTGTTTGCTGCTGTAGATTGTACTGGCCATGGTGTTCCAGGGGCATTCATGAGTTTGGTGGGTTATAACTTGTTAAATCAGGCAGTAAAGGAGCATCAGCTCTGCAAACCCTCCGAAATTCTTGATTATCTTAATGTAAGTTTGAATGAAACCTTAAGGCAGACCTATGATGAAAGCATGGTTAAGGATGGGATGGATATTTCTTTGTGCTCATTAAGTTACTCTAAAAACAAAAGTGAACAGGAGAATGAGTATACTATAAATTTAGAATTTGCCGGAGCTTATAACCCTGTATGGATTTTAAGAAAAGATAAAAACAATGCAGTACCTGAATTGATTGAAATAAAACCAAATAAACATCCTGTTGGAGCTTTTCTTGGTGAGGAGTTAAAATCATTTACAAACAATGAAATCCCATTAAAAAAAGGAGATAAAATTTATATTTTCACTGATGGTTATGCTGATCAATTTGGCGGGCCAAAAGGAAAAAAATTCAAATATAGCCAATTAAAATCCCTACTGATTTCCTTGTTTGATAAAACAATGGAGGAGCAAAAAAGCATCATGGAGAAAGTACTTGAAGCCTGGCAAGGAGACTTGGAGCAGGTTGATGATATTTGTATTGTTGGAGTTCATATTTGA
- a CDS encoding Na+:solute symporter yields the protein MTLEFIDWLLIAVFFFLSLIIGLLYKDKASGSLSDFFLGGRNLPWYIAGISMVATTFAADTPLAVTELVGQSGISGNWLWWNMLFGGMLTTFFFARLWRRAEILTEVEFIELRYSGKSAAFLRGFKSLYLGLFINCLIIGWVNVALRAILVVFFEISETEALWYVAGAMVVAATYSTISGLWGVAVTDVIQFVIAMTGSIVLAVIVVSSEKIGGIAGLKDKLPPNTLDFFPVITTNTTLIEAGGILTITIGAFLAYLSIWWASWYPGAEPGGGGYIAQRMMSAKNEKHSIYATLFFQIAHYSLRPWPWILVGLSVIVLYPELGEADKKLGYVMAMKEFLPPGLKGLLLVSFFAAYMSTISTQLNWGASYVVNDFYKRFIKPENSFENPEKANKTYVKASRIATVVIMLIAIYVTSLIQTISGVWSFIIECGAGLGLVLILRWYWWRINAWSEIAATITPFIVYAVTRFGFDMQFPDSFFLTAGVTTIIWLAVTFFTKPVEEQKLFDFYKKVKPEGYWNPISKHFALDIKPGRIGNLVICWLSAVLMTYSILFLSGKIIFREWYDALIWFATALVSFLVLRYFVKKTNIFGD from the coding sequence ATGACTTTAGAATTTATTGACTGGCTGCTAATCGCGGTGTTTTTCTTTCTTTCACTTATAATTGGTTTATTATACAAGGATAAAGCAAGCGGAAGTCTTTCTGATTTCTTTTTGGGGGGAAGAAATTTACCCTGGTATATAGCCGGTATTTCCATGGTGGCTACTACATTTGCCGCAGATACCCCTTTAGCAGTTACCGAACTTGTGGGCCAAAGCGGGATTTCTGGAAACTGGTTGTGGTGGAATATGCTTTTTGGTGGGATGTTAACTACCTTTTTCTTCGCCCGTTTATGGAGAAGAGCAGAAATTCTTACAGAGGTAGAATTCATTGAATTAAGATACAGTGGCAAAAGTGCTGCCTTTCTAAGAGGTTTTAAATCTCTTTATCTTGGTTTGTTTATAAATTGTTTAATTATTGGATGGGTAAATGTTGCACTACGCGCCATATTGGTTGTGTTTTTTGAGATATCAGAAACTGAAGCCCTTTGGTATGTAGCAGGAGCAATGGTTGTTGCTGCAACTTATTCCACCATTTCAGGATTATGGGGGGTAGCCGTTACGGACGTAATTCAATTTGTAATTGCTATGACGGGTAGTATTGTTCTTGCCGTAATTGTGGTTTCTTCTGAAAAAATAGGTGGAATTGCTGGCTTAAAAGATAAACTTCCTCCAAACACACTGGATTTTTTCCCCGTAATTACAACCAATACCACTTTAATTGAAGCTGGTGGAATCCTAACCATTACTATTGGTGCATTCCTGGCTTACCTTAGTATTTGGTGGGCTAGCTGGTACCCAGGAGCAGAACCAGGAGGAGGAGGATACATTGCCCAAAGGATGATGAGTGCTAAAAATGAAAAACATTCAATCTATGCTACTTTGTTCTTCCAAATTGCACATTATAGCCTTCGTCCCTGGCCCTGGATTTTAGTTGGATTATCCGTAATAGTACTTTATCCTGAATTGGGTGAAGCAGATAAAAAACTAGGCTATGTTATGGCCATGAAAGAATTTCTGCCTCCCGGTTTAAAAGGACTTTTACTTGTTTCTTTTTTTGCGGCATACATGAGTACTATCTCAACTCAATTAAATTGGGGGGCAAGTTATGTTGTAAATGATTTCTATAAAAGATTCATTAAACCTGAAAATAGTTTTGAAAACCCTGAAAAAGCGAATAAAACTTACGTAAAGGCCAGCAGAATTGCTACTGTGGTTATAATGCTTATTGCTATTTATGTTACCTCGCTCATTCAGACTATTTCCGGAGTTTGGAGTTTTATTATTGAATGTGGTGCAGGATTAGGCCTTGTACTTATTTTAAGATGGTATTGGTGGAGAATTAATGCATGGAGCGAAATTGCCGCTACCATTACCCCATTTATCGTTTATGCAGTGACTCGTTTTGGTTTTGATATGCAGTTTCCAGATAGTTTTTTTCTTACTGCAGGAGTAACAACCATAATATGGCTTGCTGTTACCTTTTTTACCAAACCTGTTGAAGAACAAAAACTCTTTGATTTCTACAAAAAAGTAAAGCCAGAAGGATATTGGAATCCAATAAGCAAACATTTTGCCCTGGATATTAAACCCGGAAGAATAGGAAACCTTGTAATTTGTTGGCTAAGTGCAGTACTTATGACCTATTCCATTCTGTTTTTAAGTGGAAAAATTATTTTCAGGGAATGGTATGATGCTTTAATTTGGTTTGCTACAGCCTTGGTTTCTTTTCTTGTTTTAAGGTATTTTGTTAAAAAAACCAACATTTTTGGGGATTGA
- a CDS encoding class I SAM-dependent RNA methyltransferase gives MIAKTIYGLEDILASELLKLGAKGIETHNRAVLFTGDMGFMYKANLSLRTALRILKPIFSFEVQDEQSLYKEINNYEWESLISPENTIAVDCVLNTPLFSHSMYISQKTKDAIVDRFRDKFEKRPSVELNNPDLRINIHISGTTCSVALDSSGYSLHKRGYRETTGIAPINEVLAAGLIMLTGWERHLPLIDPMCGSGTILIEAALMANNIPPGYFRESFGFQKWKDYDEKLFEMILESSVNKIRNDDYVKILGCEKDAEVAKIAVENVKHAKVNDVVNITKGDYEEFEPPQSRGVVIMNPPYGERMEDQDISALYKKIGDTLKQKYQGYDAWIISSNPEAFKSVGLRPSRKITVFNGPLECRFMKFEMYAGTKKLHKVREREDRENGQK, from the coding sequence ATGATAGCCAAGACCATATATGGTTTGGAAGATATACTTGCTTCAGAATTACTAAAGCTGGGTGCAAAGGGAATTGAAACGCATAACCGGGCGGTATTGTTCACGGGGGATATGGGTTTCATGTACAAGGCAAATTTAAGTCTTCGCACTGCTTTACGGATATTAAAACCTATTTTTAGTTTTGAGGTACAGGATGAGCAATCGCTTTACAAGGAAATAAACAATTATGAATGGGAATCATTAATAAGCCCTGAGAATACTATTGCAGTGGATTGTGTGTTAAATACACCACTTTTTAGCCACAGTATGTATATCTCCCAAAAAACAAAGGATGCTATTGTTGATCGTTTTAGGGATAAGTTTGAAAAAAGGCCATCTGTAGAGCTTAACAATCCTGATTTACGAATAAACATTCATATTTCCGGAACCACATGTTCTGTGGCTCTTGATAGTTCAGGATATTCCTTACATAAAAGGGGGTATCGTGAAACAACGGGTATTGCACCAATAAATGAAGTGCTGGCAGCAGGTTTAATTATGCTAACAGGATGGGAGAGGCATCTTCCTTTAATTGATCCAATGTGCGGCTCAGGGACTATTTTAATAGAGGCTGCACTAATGGCCAATAACATTCCTCCGGGTTACTTCAGGGAAAGTTTTGGGTTTCAGAAGTGGAAAGATTATGATGAAAAGCTTTTTGAAATGATTTTGGAATCATCCGTTAACAAGATCCGTAATGATGATTATGTAAAAATTCTTGGATGTGAAAAAGATGCTGAGGTAGCGAAAATTGCTGTTGAAAACGTAAAGCATGCAAAAGTAAATGATGTGGTTAATATTACTAAAGGTGATTACGAAGAGTTTGAACCTCCTCAATCAAGAGGGGTTGTAATTATGAATCCTCCATACGGAGAAAGGATGGAGGACCAGGACATCAGCGCTTTGTATAAAAAAATAGGCGACACATTAAAGCAAAAATACCAGGGCTATGATGCCTGGATCATAAGTTCAAATCCTGAAGCCTTTAAAAGTGTTGGGTTAAGGCCTTCAAGAAAGATAACTGTTTTTAATGGTCCTTTGGAATGCCGTTTTATGAAATTTGAAATGTATGCAGGAACCAAAAAGTTGCATAAGGTTAGAGAACGTGAGGATAGGGAGAATGGGCAAAAATGA